Part of the uncultured Desulfobacter sp. genome, TGTTGAAATTTCATGGATAGTTCAGAATTCCCCATTAGTGTTCTTTGCGTAGATAAAGGTAAGTTACTGGCAGATCAAGTAAAAGAGGTGTTTGACGAAGATCAGGTCGCCATCGCCTTTGAACGAAGTCTTGAGACCGTTGTGGATCGGTTTGAAAAAGAGCGGTTTGATTTGATGCTTTTTTCCGGTTCCATGGCCAGGAACCAGCAGTCCGGTGCCCTGGATATCCTGGAGTTGATTTCAGCCAAATGCCCCCAGACTCAGATTTTACTGTTCATGCCGCCAGGCGCCCTGAAGTTTGCAAATCTTGGATTGCGTGCCGGGGCATACCACTATTCCACCCTGCCCATCAGCAATGAGGAACTCAAGCTGCTTATCGGGTCGGCCATCCAGGCCAAACCACAATTGGGCCCCAATATGCTTTTAAAGGCTGAGACCGAGAAAACCACCTTTGAAAGCATGGTCGGCAGATCTTCGGTGATGCAGAAAACCTATCGCCAGATTCGCCAGGCTGCCGCCACGGATATTCCCGTTCTGATTTCCGGTGAAACCGGGACCGGTAAAGAGTTGGTTGCCCAGGCAATCCATGAGCTCAGCGCCAGGGCGCACGCCCCTTGTATTCCTGTTCATATCGCCTCTTTGCCCCAGGATCTGGTGGCCAGCGAATTGTTCGGGCATGTGGCCGGGGCCTTTACCGGTGCCTCTAAATTGAGAAAAGGGTGCTTTGAGCAGGCGGACGGCGGCACCGTATTTCTGGACGAAATAGGAACCATTGACCAAAAGATGCAGGTCAGTCTGCTGCGGCTCATAGAGACCAATGAATTTTCCAGAATAGGCAGTCAGGATAGTCAAAATGCCAATGCCCGGGTTATTGCCGCCACCAATGCGGACCTTGAAGATGAGGTTCGGATGGGCAACTTCAGAGAGGATCTGTATTACAGACTGGATGTCCTGAGCATTGAAATGCCGCCCCTGCGCGAACGAAACGGTGACATTCCCCTTCTGGTGAGTCATTTTATCAAGCAGGCCTGCGACGATTTTAAAAAAAATATCCGGGGTATGTCTTCGGATTTCATCAACTGTGTTGAGGCGTACCCTTGGCCGGGCAATGTGAGGGAGCTGAAAAATGCCATTCAGCGTGCCGTCATCTCCGCCACAGAGGATGTGCTTAGGACCGGCAATCTGCCCGACCGGGTCAGCCGGAACCAGGACCGGGAAGCCCGGGTGACCATCCGTGTGGGGATGACGTTGGCCCAGGTTGAAAAAGAATTGATTATCCGAACCCTTGACTACACCGGGGGAAACCGGTCCAGGACCAGTGAAATTTTAGGTATTTCCCGGCGGTCTTTGTATAATAAAATGGATCGTTACGGATTGAGTATGAAATTTCAAAAACCATAAAAAAATATCAATTTTTTATTTTATATCAATCGGTTTAATGGTTTTATGGTACATATGAAGAAAAAAAGCATTGACAATAAAGTTCGATTTGGATACCATTCCGGCGTTAATTTGATGGGCCATTAGCTCAATTGGTAGAGCAACTGACTCTTAATCAGTAGGTCCAAGGTTCGATCCCTTGATGGCCCACCATCCAAATTAAAACAACGGCTTGTAGGCTTTTTTCTGAGCTTACAGGCTTTTTTTGTTTCACCACGCTTTCTTTTTTTAAGCCGTTTCTAAAATCACTTTACCCGGCCCCGTTTTGTTTGATATTAAAGAAGATAAAAGAAACCGCTTTCCTTTGTTTAAGAAATTTATTCTCAAGGAGAAAAAATGTCCGTAATTGTCCAATATATTGTTGTCAGGGATGGAGATGAAAAGATGACATTCGCGACAAAAAAAGAAGCCGATGCCTATGACAAGATGTTAGATATTGCTGACAATTTATTTGATTTTCTTGGAAGTTCCAATATCGTTCTTGACGAAACCCGCAAAGAGGAGATTTCCCTTCTGCTAGCTGAAAAACGCGAAGAGGTGATGCCCATTTTAAGGGGGGTCTCTCCCAAAGCCAAAACAGACCGGAAAAAGAGTGCTGCTGCTCCGGGAACGGCCAAAAAACGCAGCAAAGCAACTGCCAAACGGGCCGGTACATCTCAAGAAAAGAACACCGCAACTGAAGTCAAGTCTGCTGACAATTCAACCTCCCGTTCAAAAGAAGCATCTTGAAAACGAGTAACTAAGCCGGATAATTTAAATACCGATAGCGGCGTTTGACCCGAGGAGCGTATGTATGCCTTCTTTATTGTATAGAGTGATGCGTGTGGCTGTGGTTCTGCTGCTTGCAGCAGGTGTGGCGGTGTGGCTCTATTTTTCCAGAGAAAAGCCCCAAAAAAAGCCAATGGAACGCATTCCCCCGACTGTGCTGTGCGTGCCTGCAGTTCCCGGAAGTTTTGATATGACCGTTGAAGCCTTCGGCACGGTTACGCCCCGGAACAGTGTCAAATTGGCCATGGAGATTGCGGGCCGTATTGATTATATCCATCCTGATTTCCGGGAAGGCGCATTGATTCGTCAAGGTGACGTCCTTTTGCGGATTGACCGGCGAACCCTTGTCCTGAATGAAAAAACCGCCCGGGTCCAGGTGGATCAAGCCAGGGCTGATATTCGTCTGCTCAAGCAGGAGACGCTGAATTTAAAGGCCGATGCCGAAATTGCCCGCTCTAATCTGGAATTGGCTGCCAAAGAGATGGAACGGATCCGGGCGTTGGCCAAAAATCAATTTGCGTCCAAAACCACTCTGGATAAGGCGGAGCAACAATATTTAAGTGCGAAAAATCAGCTTCAGAATATCACCAATGCCCAGGATCTTCTCCCTTCCCGCATGGCCGTGAAAAAATCTGTCCTGGCGTCGGCCCGGGCCGCACTGGCAACGGCGTCTCTGAATGTTGAAAAATCCGAGATTAAAGCTGATTTTAATGGATTTGTGATGACAAAACAGGTCCAGGTCGGAGAGTATGTAAATCCCGGTCAGGTGCTTGGGGTCATATATGAAAAAGATGCCCTGGATGTTGACATCCGCATCCCCCTTGAAGAACTTCAATGGCTGGGCTCTGTTTTTGAGAACGGGGGACGCCCCCAGGTGCGGTTGACCATCGCCAATCTGGACGGGGGTCGCTCTCCGGTGTGGCCGGGCCGGGTGGCCCGAATAAAGGCCGCCGTTGACGAAAAGACCCGGACCATGCCCATGACCGTTGAAATCGGAACCCTTGATGTTAAAGACCCTTTGCTGCTGCTTCGGCCCGGTGTATTTGTCAAGTGCCGTGTCACAGGGGTGCAAAGGGAAAACGTGTTTAAGGTGCCGCGAACGCTCATGCGCTCTCCGGATGCCCTCTATCTGGCCCGGGCGGATCATCTTGTGATTCAAACGGTCAAGGTGATCCGACGGTTTGAAGACGACGTTTATATCGCCGGGGGGCTGGCTCCGGGGGATATGATCATTGCATCTCCCTTGCCCGGGGCGATGGACGGTATGCCCGTCACCGTCAAAGACGCCGGGAACACGCCATGAAAGCCCTGGGTAAATGGTCGGTGGAGCACCGTGTGACGGTGAATCTGGTCATGGTGTTTCTAATCGTGGCCGGGATGTTCACGGCCATAAATATGAAACGGGAAATGTTCCCCCAGTTCTCTTTGGACATGATCAGTATCTCCGTGGAGTATCCCGGGGCTTCCCCCGAGGATGTGGAAGAGGGGATCTGCATCAAAATTGAAGAGCAACTCAAAAGTCTTGAGGATATCAAGACCATGTATTCCACTGCGGTGGAAGGCCATGCCGTGGTAACCCTGGAGCTTGATGCCGGAACAGACATCACCGACAAACTCAACGAAGTCAGAACCGAAGTTGACCTCATCGACTCTTTTCCCACCCAGGCAGAAGATCCTGTGGTGGTTGAGATCAAAAATAATGAACCGGCCATCTATGTGGCGGTTTACGGCGATGTGGGCGAACGAATTCTTAAGCAGACAGCCGATAAAATCAGGGACGATCTGGTGGAGTTTGAAGAGATCTCCCTGGCCGAACTTATGGGGGTCCGGGAGTATGAGATTTCAGTGGAGGTTTCCGAAGAAAATCTTCGCAAATTTTCCCTCTCCTTTGATGATGTGGCCGCCGCCGTGGGGACGGGGAGCCTTGAGCTGCCCGGTGGACTGATTAAAACCCCCGGCGGTGAGTTCCTGGTCCGGGCCAAGGGGAAGCGCTACACCGGCGCTGAATATGAACAGATCCCTCTGGTGACAAGGGCTGACGGCACGGTGGTGCGCTTAGGTGATGTGGCCCGGGTGGTTGACGGATTTGAGGACAAGGACCTGCAATCCCGGTTCAACGGGCAGCCGGCGGCCATGGTGGTGGTCAGACGCACCAGTTCCCAGGATACCATTGCCATTTCAAACCGGGTGCTTGCCTACCTTGACGACGTCCGGGATGATATGCCCCAGGGCATCCGTCTCGGGCACTGGTATAACATCGCGGATATGGTCCAGGGGCGGATTGATCTCTTGCTGAAAAACGGCATCCAGGGCATTCTCCTGGTGTTTGTGGTGCTGGCCCTGTTCCTGGATCTAGGCCTTGCGTTCTGGGTGGCATCGGGGATTCCCATTACCTTTATGGGGGCCTTTCTTTTTCTGGAATACATTGGTGCGTCGGTGAATATGCTCTCTTTGTTCGGGTTTATCATGACCCTGGGCATCCTTGTGGATGACGCCATTATTGTGGGGGAGAATGTCTATACCCACTACGCTGCCGGTAAAACGCCCAAGCAGGCTGTGATGGCGGCCATGGAACAGGTGGGCGGACCTGTGGTCATGGCGGTGACC contains:
- a CDS encoding sigma-54 dependent transcriptional regulator produces the protein MDSSEFPISVLCVDKGKLLADQVKEVFDEDQVAIAFERSLETVVDRFEKERFDLMLFSGSMARNQQSGALDILELISAKCPQTQILLFMPPGALKFANLGLRAGAYHYSTLPISNEELKLLIGSAIQAKPQLGPNMLLKAETEKTTFESMVGRSSVMQKTYRQIRQAAATDIPVLISGETGTGKELVAQAIHELSARAHAPCIPVHIASLPQDLVASELFGHVAGAFTGASKLRKGCFEQADGGTVFLDEIGTIDQKMQVSLLRLIETNEFSRIGSQDSQNANARVIAATNADLEDEVRMGNFREDLYYRLDVLSIEMPPLRERNGDIPLLVSHFIKQACDDFKKNIRGMSSDFINCVEAYPWPGNVRELKNAIQRAVISATEDVLRTGNLPDRVSRNQDREARVTIRVGMTLAQVEKELIIRTLDYTGGNRSRTSEILGISRRSLYNKMDRYGLSMKFQKP
- a CDS encoding YebG family protein; its protein translation is MSVIVQYIVVRDGDEKMTFATKKEADAYDKMLDIADNLFDFLGSSNIVLDETRKEEISLLLAEKREEVMPILRGVSPKAKTDRKKSAAAPGTAKKRSKATAKRAGTSQEKNTATEVKSADNSTSRSKEAS
- a CDS encoding efflux RND transporter periplasmic adaptor subunit, which produces MPSLLYRVMRVAVVLLLAAGVAVWLYFSREKPQKKPMERIPPTVLCVPAVPGSFDMTVEAFGTVTPRNSVKLAMEIAGRIDYIHPDFREGALIRQGDVLLRIDRRTLVLNEKTARVQVDQARADIRLLKQETLNLKADAEIARSNLELAAKEMERIRALAKNQFASKTTLDKAEQQYLSAKNQLQNITNAQDLLPSRMAVKKSVLASARAALATASLNVEKSEIKADFNGFVMTKQVQVGEYVNPGQVLGVIYEKDALDVDIRIPLEELQWLGSVFENGGRPQVRLTIANLDGGRSPVWPGRVARIKAAVDEKTRTMPMTVEIGTLDVKDPLLLLRPGVFVKCRVTGVQRENVFKVPRTLMRSPDALYLARADHLVIQTVKVIRRFEDDVYIAGGLAPGDMIIASPLPGAMDGMPVTVKDAGNTP